The sequence TGTACCGATGCTCCTGGCACATCCCACACAAAGTGCTGCACACCGGCGGGTGTGAAGAAAGGAGAGAGTGTGGGAGAGCTCCCGGCACTGGGCAGACCTGCAATGCTCTGagacctcccttccctccccctggGTTCGGGCCTGTCAGTGAACCCTGGCAGGACCCCAAGGGCTGAAGAAGCATCTCCAAAGTGGTTCCCAGCATTCACCTGGGCCACAGAAAGAGGGGGCATCCCTGCAGCAGTCTGTGGTCACACATGTCACCCTTCCTTTGGGAATTCATCTGGCTTCCTCATCAGCTCAGGGCCCCAGTTCTGCCTTTCCATGTGAGATCCCAAAGCCCCTCTTTCAGCCCAGACCTGCATGCTTTGCTCTGGCTGAAACATACCCCAAAAAGCCCTGGGTCACCAAGGGACCCAAGCCACTCCATTTCACTGCCCTGccacttttatttttcactgacttATCAGCTGTAAATTCTTATTGCTTCCATGGAAGTTGAGGAGGAAAATGCTGAATGGCCCCAAGTCCAAGACTGCGCTCTGTGAGTGGGGTTGGGAAGCACTTCTCTGGAATCACCTAACCTCTCTCAATATGCTCCTTCTCCACCTGGTTCCTATAGGCCATCCTGAAGGGACAGCTATGCTGACTGAGCACTTAACAGATACAAAGACCTGGCCTGTGCCTTCCTGTTCCCAAGAAAATGGTATGGGCAGATTCTGTATAGACATTTGAGGGGTCTCCAGCCCTGTGACAGAGCTTTGTAATTATGTGGCACAGCAGCGGCAAACCCAGACCTCTCTGACTGCACAACCGTGTGAGACAGGCTCAGTGCATTCCTCCCATCCCATGTCTGGGTCCCCTGCTAATGCCACCCACTGCCCCAGTCACCTCTGCTGGCGGGACCAAATCTTGGCCTACTAACAGCTTTCTGCCACGCTGCTGGAGTCTCCCCAGGACTGCCAGATTTATAAAAAATGAGCTGTGCTGGCCCAAGATCTCCTTCGACACTTTTACAGCTTTTTATCTGTAGTAGATGTTGTCTTGCGTCTTGCTTGGTTACTAATGGAGTGGAAAGTACTTCATTCTCATGTGATACAAATGCATCTTCCTCCTTCTTGCCAAATATGGAACAGAAATGTTTATTGAACACTTCTGCCTTTTATTCAGCTGTATTAACTATCCTATTAACATCTCTTGCTACTGCTGCTATACCACCAGGATCTCTGCTGTCCTCCTGTTGGTATTAGGTGTTTTTGCCTTGCCAGATGGATTTTGACCTGTTTTATCTTTCCTTATCAATGCTGTGCACTTCAGACCCTCTGCTGTCCTCTGATTGCCACTTTCTGCAAGCCCTTCTGGCAATCCGTTTGTAATTCCTATGTATAAACTTCCTCTCGCTGCCTTCACTTCCCCTCTTGTCCACAGTGAGCTTTTAAAAGCCTTGTCTGCTCTTTCCCTTGTGTAGTTGTGACGGCTTTTTAGATCCTCAGCCAACTCTTCTTCAGCAGCTCCTAGTCTTTCTTTCCAGATGGCTTCTCCTCCAAGGGAGTGAGGGATCTGGCTGGCTGGCTCAGAGGGATCATTGCCTGGTGGTGATCACAGATCAGCCCACAAAGCCTAGCTTCCATCCTACAATCTATCCGCTCTCTCTTGGAGAAGGAGCTCCAGATCTTGGGACGGCTGCAACAGCTCTGGGAATGGAAAGTTGCCCTCTCTCACCGTGTTTCTGTACGTGCTCCTAAGCTGAGTCCTCACCACCCTCCAGTTCCTTCTCCCAGGCATCACAGGGCATCACAGCCTATGTCTTTATCAGTTTTGTACCAAGTCCCAGTGCCTTCAGCGCAGTGTTATGTGCCCCAGACTTCCCTCACCGTCTCGCAGAGAGCAGTGTTAGCATATTGGTCAGGGAGATGCTCCCACTGGGATGCAGATGTGCTAGTTAGGTCACATTTCTTTCCCTCTGTggaaatttccttttcttcttgcttatCCCGAGTCCCTGAACACTGGTGGCAATTGAAGACTTCTCTGCACACCCTTTGCCACCCCAGCTCAATACATGCACGTTCCACCCGTGCCCTTTCTGGGCTCTTCGGCAAATGGTTTCCAGCTACGAGGTTGGTGTCTGGTGACTCCAGGCATTTCTGCCATCTTGgagacttttttctcctttttcttcttttctgcctctGCTCCTGGGCCATGCAGGCCTATCTGGTGCCCCCCAGTGAAGCCTCAAGGGACCCTTGGCCACTCCAGCTTCCTGCAGTCCCTCTGCTCCATCCCCACTAGAGGCATGGACTGGGGCAGGGGGTCCCTGCTTGGTAAGGGAGCTGCTGGCAAGCACCACATGGCTCTGTCACACCTCACCACCCTCTCCGGCGGTGGACAGACCGGCCAGGCCTGGGGGCTGTGACCACCTTGGAGGTGCTTGCTGTGGACCTGTGGGTGGCTCTTGGCCTCTGGGGCCCCCAGGAGGGGGGCAGAAAGCACTTTCAAGAAACACAGGCAAGTGTGTCCTAGTGAGgtgctgggggaaggaaggactagccggggcggggggggtgcggggggcgggTAGCCTCACCCATGCTGGGCTACCTGCCAGGAGACCAGTGGGTCCAGGAGGGTGGCCCATGGCGGTGAGGCAGCTGGGGAGGCACCCCGGGAGGGTGTCCAGGTGCTCTGCGGGGAGAGGTGGGTGCCCCGGGGTGGTGGCAGAGGGCGGGTGCCCGGTGGGATGGGTGCCTGCAAGAGTGGCCCGTGGTGCTGGCGGAGCGGGTGCCCGGTGGGATGGGTGCCTGCAAGAGTGGCCCGTGAGGGTGGCAGAGGGTGGGTGCCCGGTGGGATGGGTGCCTGCAAGAGTGGCCCGTGAGGGTGGCAGAGGGTGGGTGCCCGGTGGGATGGGTGCCTGCAAGAGTGGCCCGTGAGGGTGGCAGAGGGCGGGTGCCCGGTGGGATGGGTGCCTGCAAGAGTGGCCCGTGAGGGTGGCAGAGGGTGGGTGCCCGGCGGGGTGGGTGCCTGCAAGAGTGGCCCGCGGTGCTGGCGGGGCGGGTgccgcgggggagccgggggTCCGGCGGGGCAGGtgcccgggggcagcagggcaggtcgcggggcccggggggtggcagggggccgcgggaggcccgcggcgggcgcccggcgcggcgggtgcccggcgggcggctccggcgggcggcggcggcggcggcggcggcggcggcggggcggggtggcggcggggcgggcggccgtgcGCTCGGGGCCGCGTTACCAAtcagcgcggcgggcgggcgggagccgggccggggcaggggcggcgcggggcgggcgggcgcgcggaGCGGTGCGCGGCGCTCGGCAGCCGGGCGCGTCCTGCCGCCGCTCGCCCCTcgcagccccggcagcggccgTGTgcgaggcggccccggcgggccgTGCCGGCGCGCGGGGGCCCGGGATGTCCTCGTCGCCCGCGGAGGAGTGCCGGTCGCCCGTGGGGCTggactgctgcagctgctgcctggactTGGCCAACCGGAGCGGGCTggaggagggggccgggggcgagaacAACAACCTGGGCAGCCCCACCGTGAGCAGCTTccggcagctgcaggagcagctggtTCACAAGAACCTCAACACCGACAAGCTGAGCTCCATCATGCGCCAGGACTCGCTGGAGCCCGTCGTGCGGGACCCTTGCTACCTCTTCAACCAGGGCATCTGCAACAGGAACATCGACCAGACCCTGCTCTCCATCCTCCTACTCTTCCACAGGTGGGTGCTGCTGGCAGATCCTGAGGGACTGCCAATGCACTGgacacccctggagccaggcctGGGGTGGTTGTGTGCTCGGGAGCTGGTGGCTGGCAGTGCGGGGGCAAGATTTGGGGCCTGCAGTACCCTGAgccggcaggggcaggaggagctgTGTGACTCTGGGGCCAAGTAGGGATGGCAGCGTGGAGGGGTATTAGGTGGGGAGAAGCATGAGCAGCCATGTGTGGCAGGGAGCCCAGTCCACTGGCCATGGGTGGTGCCAGTCCGTTCCCTGGGGGCAGGTCTGTGTGGCTCTGCTCACATGATGACCAGTGCTGCTCCTC is a genomic window of Dromaius novaehollandiae isolate bDroNov1 chromosome 11, bDroNov1.hap1, whole genome shotgun sequence containing:
- the TSC22D3 gene encoding TSC22 domain family protein 3 produces the protein MSSSPAEECRSPVGLDCCSCCLDLANRSGLEEGAGGENNNLGSPTVSSFRQLQEQLVHKNLNTDKLSSIMRQDSLEPVVRDPCYLFNQGICNRNIDQTLLSILLLFHSASGASVVAIDNKIEQAMDLVKNHLMYAVREEVEVLKEQIKELLEKNSQLERENSLLKTLASPEQLEKFQSRLPTEVLCPEEQSPGAPAPAQHAGGSAV